A window of the Streptomyces luomodiensis genome harbors these coding sequences:
- the cseB gene encoding two-component system response regulator CseB: MTTATPPGPAPGPGSPTEAHLLLVEDDEVIRNTVRMSLERYGFTVSTAGDGLTGLEIFRERQPDLLLLDVMLPELDGIGLCRRVRELSLAPILMMSARGDALDVVSGLEAGADDYVVKPCESAVLVARIRSLLRRASFTPMARGPRDEARGGAPEADGAARPDTLVFGELTIDTLGMEVCRAGEPLALTPTELRLLLEFAGSPGVVLERRTLLSRVWDHAWQGDTRVVDLHVQRLRAKIGAERIETVRGFGYKLRR, from the coding sequence ATGACCACCGCCACCCCACCCGGCCCCGCCCCGGGCCCCGGCTCCCCGACCGAGGCGCATCTGCTGCTCGTCGAGGACGACGAGGTGATCCGCAATACGGTACGGATGTCCCTGGAGCGGTACGGCTTCACCGTGTCCACCGCGGGCGACGGCCTCACCGGTCTGGAGATCTTCCGTGAGCGACAGCCCGATCTGCTGCTCCTCGATGTGATGCTGCCCGAGCTGGACGGCATCGGACTGTGCCGCAGGGTCCGCGAGTTGAGCCTGGCGCCGATCCTGATGATGTCCGCGCGCGGTGACGCCCTCGACGTCGTCTCCGGTCTCGAGGCGGGTGCCGACGACTATGTCGTCAAACCGTGCGAGTCCGCCGTCCTGGTGGCCCGTATCCGCTCGCTGCTGCGCCGCGCCTCCTTCACCCCGATGGCCCGCGGCCCGCGCGACGAGGCGCGCGGCGGGGCGCCGGAGGCGGACGGCGCGGCCCGGCCGGACACCCTCGTCTTCGGCGAGCTGACCATCGACACCCTTGGCATGGAGGTGTGCCGCGCGGGAGAACCGCTGGCCCTGACCCCCACCGAACTGCGGCTGCTGCTGGAGTTCGCCGGCTCGCCCGGTGTGGTGCTGGAGCGCCGTACGCTGCTCAGCCGGGTCTGGGACCACGCGTGGCAGGGCGACACCCGGGTGGTCGACCTCCATGTGCAGCGGCTGCGGGCGAAGATAGGCGCCGAACGGATCGAGACGGTCCGCGGCTTCGGCTACAAACTGCGGCGCTGA
- a CDS encoding sensor histidine kinase, whose protein sequence is MTLRWRIVALVAAATCAAAAAVGVLVHHASRDRELSQARDGARTTLDHAALIYARTGGVQGSGAVLDAPGLPAGLRRLVAKGHQGTEFVTGPDGPAMWAARPADGQVLSVRVDMKTAMRNIGALDTNIILAGLMTTAVVLPLGVLTAERMSRRLRLAAATARRIAAGDLDARISAATRPHDEIAEISGAVDSMAAALQERLLDEQRFTADVAHELRTPLMGLVTAAELLPPGEAAGYVSDRVRVLSTLVEDLLEISRLDAGAEEADLSPCPMGPVLDEAITGTGLPARLRTGAAPDAGQADAGQPDAGEGPKVWTDPRRLARIVANLVVNAHRHGREPVEVTVAADGRTVTVRDHGPGYPDDLLERGPQRFRTGVRERGRGHGLGLTIAAGQAKVLGATLEFGNAPDGGAVATLRLPEGPEPGPIQD, encoded by the coding sequence ATGACGCTGAGATGGCGGATCGTCGCGCTGGTGGCGGCGGCGACCTGTGCCGCCGCGGCGGCGGTCGGGGTCCTGGTGCACCACGCCTCACGCGACCGCGAGCTGTCCCAGGCGCGCGACGGGGCCCGCACCACCCTCGACCACGCCGCGCTCATCTACGCCCGCACCGGCGGCGTCCAGGGCTCCGGTGCCGTGCTGGACGCCCCCGGGCTCCCCGCCGGGCTGCGGCGCCTGGTGGCCAAGGGGCATCAGGGCACCGAGTTCGTCACCGGCCCGGACGGACCCGCGATGTGGGCGGCCCGGCCCGCCGATGGCCAGGTCCTGTCCGTACGCGTCGACATGAAGACCGCGATGCGCAACATCGGTGCGCTGGACACCAACATCATCCTGGCCGGGCTGATGACCACCGCCGTGGTGCTGCCCCTGGGGGTGCTCACCGCCGAGCGGATGAGCCGGCGGCTGCGGCTCGCGGCCGCCACCGCGCGGCGGATCGCGGCCGGGGACCTGGACGCCCGGATCTCCGCCGCCACCCGCCCGCACGACGAGATCGCCGAGATCTCCGGGGCCGTGGACTCGATGGCCGCCGCGCTCCAGGAACGGCTCCTGGACGAGCAGCGGTTCACCGCCGATGTGGCCCATGAGCTGCGCACTCCGCTGATGGGTCTGGTCACCGCCGCCGAGCTGCTCCCGCCGGGCGAGGCGGCCGGGTATGTGAGCGACCGGGTACGGGTGCTGTCCACCCTGGTCGAGGACCTGCTGGAGATCTCCCGGCTGGACGCGGGGGCGGAGGAGGCCGATCTGTCCCCCTGTCCGATGGGGCCGGTACTCGACGAGGCCATCACCGGCACCGGGCTGCCGGCCCGGCTGCGGACCGGCGCGGCGCCGGACGCCGGGCAGGCGGACGCCGGGCAGCCGGACGCCGGGGAGGGCCCGAAGGTGTGGACCGACCCCCGCCGGCTGGCCCGCATCGTCGCCAATCTCGTGGTCAACGCCCATCGCCACGGCCGGGAACCGGTCGAGGTGACGGTGGCCGCGGACGGCCGGACCGTGACGGTCCGCGACCACGGCCCCGGCTATCCGGACGACCTGCTGGAGAGGGGCCCGCAGCGGTTCCGCACCGGGGTCCGGGAGCGGGGCCGGGGCCATGGCCTCGGGCTGACCATCGCGGCCGGGCAGGCCAAGGTCCTCGGCGCCACACTGGAGTTCGGCAACGCGCCGGACGGCGGAGCGGTCGCCACGCTGCGCCTGCCCGAGGGGCCGGAGCCCGGACCGATACAGGACTGA
- a CDS encoding transglycosylase domain-containing protein, giving the protein MAGPLTALGARRAPDPESAPQDSSPPGRRRRTKGRGKGKRTGIRRFFTWRKLIAYVVGLFALLIGAFTVLYYSIEVPEANAQAKAQSNVYKYSDGTILARTGEINREMVSLDRVPTGVQHAFVAAENKSFYQDPGVDPMGIVRGLVNTVTGKGTQGGSTITQQYVKNYYLSQEQTVTRKIKELVISLKVDRSSSKEEILRGYLNTSYFGRVAYGVQAAARAYYDKDVDDLDIAEGAYLAALVQAPSQYDWAVATPKAKRLVTQRWNYVLDNMVDMHWLDAAQRKRMRFPTPVAPEPAPGLSSQAGYLVDAARNELIAAGVSEQELAAGGWTITLSIDPAKQRALEETMRQGLDGSAKGKQGRADAAATQGGAVSVNPENGHIVALYGGRDYTEHYLSNATRGDYQVGPVFEPVITAASIDTKARKKPTADRLSAVKSTARALGMDTDSGGFDKEQSVELGLMGSSPLRMAGVYASFDHEGKRITPSIVKSARRGDETADPPDAVGDRAIAPAAARLITRSLIDGDGGPDAVRAINRPAAGKGGVSDDKRAAWYVGYTPDLVTAVGLFGEDPTTRKQIRLPNAGVQRVADLWNRYTGKALSGVPAAWFDFGEGSVPVPAQTVASAR; this is encoded by the coding sequence ATGGCAGGTCCCCTGACGGCCCTAGGCGCACGACGCGCACCGGACCCGGAGTCGGCGCCGCAGGACTCCAGCCCCCCGGGGCGGCGGCGCCGGACGAAGGGACGCGGGAAGGGGAAGCGGACCGGCATCCGGCGGTTCTTCACCTGGCGGAAGCTGATCGCCTATGTGGTCGGTCTGTTCGCCCTGCTGATCGGGGCGTTCACCGTGCTCTACTACTCCATCGAGGTCCCCGAGGCCAACGCCCAGGCGAAGGCGCAGAGCAACGTCTACAAGTACAGCGACGGCACGATCCTCGCCCGCACCGGCGAGATCAACCGCGAGATGGTCTCCCTCGACCGGGTGCCCACGGGCGTGCAGCACGCGTTCGTCGCGGCCGAGAACAAGTCCTTCTACCAGGACCCGGGCGTGGACCCGATGGGCATCGTGCGCGGACTGGTCAACACCGTGACCGGCAAGGGCACCCAGGGCGGGTCGACCATCACCCAGCAGTACGTCAAGAACTACTACCTGAGCCAGGAACAGACCGTCACCCGCAAGATCAAGGAACTGGTGATCTCCCTCAAGGTCGACCGGAGCAGCTCCAAGGAGGAGATCCTCCGGGGCTATCTGAACACCAGCTACTTCGGCCGCGTCGCCTACGGCGTCCAGGCCGCCGCCCGCGCGTACTACGACAAGGACGTGGACGACCTCGACATCGCGGAGGGCGCGTATCTGGCGGCGCTGGTGCAGGCCCCCAGCCAGTACGACTGGGCCGTCGCGACCCCCAAGGCGAAGCGCCTGGTCACCCAGCGCTGGAACTATGTGCTGGACAACATGGTCGACATGCACTGGCTGGACGCCGCACAGCGGAAGCGGATGCGCTTCCCCACGCCGGTCGCCCCCGAGCCCGCCCCCGGCCTCAGCAGCCAGGCCGGCTATCTGGTGGACGCCGCCCGCAATGAGCTGATCGCCGCGGGCGTCAGCGAACAGGAACTCGCCGCGGGCGGCTGGACCATCACCCTCTCCATCGATCCGGCCAAGCAGCGGGCGCTGGAGGAGACGATGCGGCAGGGCCTGGACGGCTCCGCCAAGGGCAAACAGGGCCGTGCGGACGCCGCCGCCACCCAGGGCGGCGCGGTCTCGGTGAACCCGGAGAACGGGCACATCGTCGCGCTCTACGGCGGCCGGGACTACACCGAGCACTATCTGTCCAACGCGACCCGCGGCGACTACCAGGTGGGTCCGGTCTTCGAACCGGTCATCACCGCCGCGTCCATCGACACCAAGGCGCGGAAGAAGCCGACCGCGGACAGGCTGAGCGCGGTCAAGAGCACCGCCCGTGCGCTCGGCATGGACACCGACAGCGGCGGCTTCGACAAGGAGCAGTCGGTCGAGCTGGGGCTGATGGGGTCGAGCCCGCTGAGGATGGCCGGTGTCTACGCCTCCTTCGACCACGAGGGCAAGCGGATCACCCCCAGCATCGTGAAGTCCGCGCGGCGCGGCGACGAGACGGCCGATCCGCCGGACGCGGTGGGCGATCGGGCGATCGCCCCGGCGGCGGCCCGGCTGATCACCCGGAGTCTCATCGACGGCGACGGCGGACCGGACGCGGTACGCGCGATCAACCGGCCCGCGGCGGGCAAGGGCGGGGTGTCCGACGACAAGCGGGCGGCCTGGTACGTCGGCTACACCCCGGACCTGGTCACCGCGGTCGGCCTGTTCGGCGAGGACCCCACCACGCGAAAGCAGATCCGGTTGCCGAACGCCGGTGTCCAGCGGGTCGCCGACCTGTGGAACCGCTACACCGGCAAGGCGCTGAGCGGGGTGCCCGCCGCGTGGTTCGACTTCGGGGAGGGCTCGGTTCCGGTCCCGGCCCAGACGGTGGCTAGCGCACGGTGA
- the ctaD gene encoding aa3-type cytochrome oxidase subunit I: MRNNTVVAAAPAAPPSRRPGPGATAVKWLTTTDHKTIGTLYLITSFAFFCLGGVMALLMRAELARPGTQIMSNEQFNQAFTMHGTIMLLMFATPLFAGFANWIMPLQIGAPDVAFPRLNMFAYWLYLFGSLIAVGGFLTPQGAADFGWFAYSPLSDAVRSPGVGADMWIMGLALSGFGTILGSVNFITTIICMRAPGMTMFRMPIFTWNVLLTGVLVLLAFPVLAAALFALEADRQFGAHVFDAANGGALLWQHLFWFFGHPEVYIIALPFFGIISEVIPVFSRKPMFGYVSLIAATISIAGLSVTVWAHHMYVTGGVLLPFFSFMTFLIAVPTGIKFFNWIGTMWKGSLSFETPMLWAVGFLITFVFGGLTGVILASPPMDFHVSETYFVVAHFHYVIFGTVVFAMFAGFHFWWPKFTGKMLDERLGKITFWTLFLGFHGTFLVQHWLGAEGMLRRIPDYLAADGFTTLNTISTISSFVLGLSFLPFLYNVWKTAKYGKKIEADDPWGYGRSLEWATSCPPPRHNFVSLPKIRSESPAFDLHHPDVGQKESVA; the protein is encoded by the coding sequence ATGAGGAACAACACCGTTGTCGCGGCGGCGCCGGCCGCCCCGCCGTCACGCCGCCCCGGGCCGGGGGCCACGGCCGTGAAATGGCTGACCACCACCGATCACAAGACGATCGGCACGCTCTACCTGATCACCTCGTTCGCCTTCTTCTGCCTCGGCGGGGTGATGGCGCTGCTGATGCGCGCCGAGCTGGCCCGTCCGGGGACGCAGATCATGTCGAACGAGCAGTTCAACCAGGCGTTCACCATGCATGGCACGATCATGCTGCTGATGTTCGCCACCCCGCTGTTCGCGGGGTTCGCCAACTGGATCATGCCGTTGCAGATCGGTGCACCCGATGTGGCGTTCCCGCGGCTGAACATGTTCGCGTACTGGCTGTACCTGTTCGGTTCGCTGATCGCGGTGGGCGGCTTCCTGACCCCGCAGGGCGCGGCCGACTTCGGCTGGTTCGCCTACTCCCCGCTGTCGGACGCGGTGCGTTCACCGGGTGTGGGCGCGGACATGTGGATCATGGGTCTGGCCCTCTCCGGCTTCGGCACGATCCTCGGCTCGGTCAACTTCATCACCACGATCATCTGCATGCGCGCCCCGGGCATGACGATGTTCCGGATGCCGATCTTCACCTGGAACGTGCTGCTGACCGGTGTGCTGGTGCTGCTGGCCTTCCCGGTGCTCGCGGCGGCGCTGTTCGCCCTGGAGGCGGACCGCCAATTCGGGGCGCACGTCTTCGACGCGGCCAATGGCGGGGCCTTGCTCTGGCAGCACCTCTTCTGGTTCTTCGGCCACCCGGAGGTCTACATCATCGCCCTGCCGTTCTTCGGCATCATTTCGGAGGTCATTCCGGTCTTCTCCCGGAAACCGATGTTCGGCTATGTCTCGCTCATCGCCGCGACGATTTCCATCGCGGGCCTTTCGGTCACCGTCTGGGCGCACCACATGTATGTCACCGGCGGTGTGCTGCTGCCGTTCTTCTCGTTCATGACGTTCCTGATCGCCGTGCCCACCGGTATCAAGTTCTTCAACTGGATCGGCACGATGTGGAAGGGGTCGCTGAGCTTCGAGACCCCGATGCTCTGGGCGGTCGGCTTCCTCATCACCTTCGTCTTCGGCGGTCTGACCGGTGTGATCCTGGCGTCGCCGCCGATGGACTTCCACGTCTCGGAAACCTACTTCGTGGTGGCTCACTTCCACTACGTCATCTTCGGCACCGTCGTCTTCGCGATGTTCGCCGGATTCCACTTCTGGTGGCCCAAGTTCACCGGCAAGATGCTCGACGAGCGGCTCGGCAAGATCACCTTCTGGACCCTTTTCCTCGGCTTCCACGGCACCTTCCTGGTGCAGCACTGGCTCGGCGCCGAGGGAATGCTCCGCAGAATTCCCGACTATCTGGCCGCCGATGGCTTCACCACGCTGAACACCATCTCGACCATCAGCTCCTTCGTCCTCGGCCTGTCGTTCCTGCCGTTCCTCTACAACGTCTGGAAGACTGCCAAGTACGGCAAGAAGATCGAGGCCGACGACCCCTGGGGCTATGGCCGTTCGCTGGAATGGGCGACCTCCTGTCCGCCGCCGCGCCATAACTTCGTCAGCCTGCCGAAGATCCGTTCCGAATCCCCCGCGTTCGATCTGCACCATCCCGATGTCGGTCAGAAGGAGAGTGTGGCGTGA
- a CDS encoding RNA polymerase sigma factor yields the protein MSTDDAFDAAYREHYWAVSRFVARRLDDQAWDVEEVVAEVFAVAWRRRVELPESPLPWLYGVARHCLANTVRGKGRYRRLLLKLGHHEVTRGGHTVASPDAERPGSWVLEALSRLAEADQEVLRLTAWEELTVEELSTVLGCGRSAAAMRLHRARRRLREQIETLRRDDRVSLGCTSGKGEMADKANKANKAYKDGHA from the coding sequence ATGAGCACCGACGACGCCTTCGACGCCGCCTACCGTGAGCATTACTGGGCGGTCAGCCGTTTTGTGGCACGGCGGCTGGACGACCAGGCATGGGACGTCGAGGAAGTGGTCGCCGAGGTCTTCGCGGTGGCCTGGCGCCGCCGGGTCGAACTGCCCGAGTCACCCCTGCCGTGGCTGTACGGGGTGGCCCGGCACTGCCTGGCCAACACCGTGCGCGGCAAGGGCCGTTACCGCAGACTGCTGCTCAAACTGGGCCACCACGAGGTGACGCGCGGCGGGCACACCGTGGCGAGCCCGGACGCGGAACGGCCCGGCTCCTGGGTGCTGGAGGCGCTGTCCCGGCTCGCCGAGGCCGATCAGGAGGTGCTGCGGCTGACGGCGTGGGAGGAGCTGACCGTCGAGGAGCTCAGCACCGTGCTGGGGTGCGGCCGGTCCGCCGCGGCCATGCGGCTGCACCGGGCGCGGCGGCGGCTGCGGGAGCAGATAGAGACCCTGCGCCGGGACGACCGGGTCTCGCTGGGGTGCACGAGCGGCAAGGGCGAGATGGCCGATAAAGCCAATAAGGCCAATAAGGCCTATAAGGATGGACACGCATGA
- a CDS encoding CU044_5270 family protein — MTDELDLLREANPVSADTGRWRDRPLDARAELLLRQLASRDRGRRTVRRVVWSLEAAAAATILALALTVPGTGSSPAVAASRPLPLVAHASRADVPLAAIVRRARAAAEESPAKSERGSHIQSWSLGMASGKDPVTLPQESLTRWNADGSGSLLVVATDPRHPGRPVIEDGPPPRTVNDGKVLRNERYPAGIGGANENYFEDPPSGAQALREYLAVWTPGADRDPADLISAVRSFLSVWTPGPRQRADILTLLSGIEGLRPAGKVTDRLGREGQGFRFTTTPGGRYLIVLDPDDGRVLDVEETVTRDDPEYRVKAGDVMSYTAWIS; from the coding sequence ATGACCGACGAACTGGATCTGCTCCGCGAGGCCAACCCCGTGTCCGCCGACACCGGCCGTTGGCGGGACCGGCCGCTGGACGCGCGCGCCGAGCTGCTGCTGCGGCAGCTGGCGTCCCGGGACCGGGGGCGCCGTACCGTCCGGCGCGTGGTCTGGAGCCTGGAGGCCGCGGCGGCCGCGACGATCCTCGCCCTCGCGCTGACCGTCCCGGGCACCGGCTCCTCCCCCGCCGTGGCCGCGTCCAGGCCACTGCCGCTGGTGGCACACGCCTCCCGCGCCGACGTACCGCTCGCCGCGATCGTCCGGCGGGCGCGGGCGGCGGCCGAGGAGTCCCCGGCGAAGAGCGAGCGAGGCAGCCATATCCAGTCCTGGTCGCTGGGGATGGCGTCGGGGAAGGACCCGGTGACACTCCCCCAGGAGTCACTGACCCGCTGGAACGCGGACGGCAGCGGTTCGCTGCTGGTGGTGGCCACCGATCCGCGCCACCCGGGCCGCCCCGTGATCGAGGACGGTCCCCCGCCGCGCACCGTCAACGACGGCAAGGTGCTGCGCAACGAGCGCTATCCGGCCGGTATCGGCGGCGCCAACGAGAACTACTTCGAGGACCCCCCGTCCGGTGCCCAGGCGCTGCGCGAGTATCTCGCCGTCTGGACGCCGGGCGCGGACCGCGACCCGGCGGACCTGATCTCGGCCGTGCGGTCCTTCCTCTCGGTGTGGACCCCGGGGCCGCGCCAGAGGGCGGACATCCTCACCCTGCTGTCCGGGATCGAGGGGCTGCGCCCGGCGGGCAAGGTCACCGACCGGCTGGGCCGGGAGGGACAGGGGTTCCGGTTCACCACCACCCCGGGGGGCCGCTATCTCATCGTCCTCGACCCGGACGACGGCAGGGTGCTGGACGTCGAGGAGACCGTCACCCGGGACGATCCCGAGTACCGGGTGAAGGCGGGCGATGTCATGTCCTACACGGCCTGGATCTCCTGA
- a CDS encoding Fpg/Nei family DNA glycosylase — translation MPELPDVEGFRRTLVSCAQGRRVERAEVADPGVLHGVTAQGLKREFKGRRFAAPRRHGKWLIAPTDGPTLVLHFGMTGRLVCGADSEPVGRFERVAFDLDDGHRLGYEDQRKLQGVWLAATDADVDRILGDQGPDALSLSRAGLDRLLAGRHGRVKATLTDQAVIAGLGNLLGDEILWQARIHPRRPVNTLTDEEHDRLHTALREVLRASVRVGRVPDDPDWLTGRRDDPDPHCPRCGRPLHRARIAGRTTLWCPHCQQDDA, via the coding sequence ATGCCCGAGCTACCGGATGTCGAGGGGTTCCGGCGGACGCTGGTCTCCTGCGCCCAGGGCCGCCGCGTCGAGCGGGCCGAGGTGGCAGATCCGGGGGTACTGCACGGGGTGACCGCGCAGGGGCTGAAGCGCGAGTTCAAGGGCCGCCGCTTCGCCGCGCCGCGCCGCCACGGCAAGTGGCTCATCGCCCCCACCGACGGCCCCACGCTCGTACTGCACTTCGGCATGACCGGGCGGCTGGTCTGCGGGGCGGACTCCGAACCGGTCGGCCGGTTCGAACGCGTCGCCTTCGACCTCGACGACGGACACCGCCTCGGCTACGAGGACCAGCGCAAGCTCCAGGGCGTCTGGCTCGCCGCCACCGACGCCGACGTCGACCGGATCCTCGGCGACCAGGGCCCGGACGCGCTCTCCCTGAGCCGGGCCGGGCTCGACCGGCTGCTGGCGGGGCGGCACGGACGCGTCAAGGCCACCCTGACCGACCAGGCGGTGATCGCCGGACTCGGCAATCTGCTCGGCGACGAGATCCTGTGGCAGGCGCGGATCCATCCGCGGCGGCCGGTGAACACGCTCACCGACGAGGAGCACGATCGGCTGCACACCGCGCTGCGCGAGGTGCTGCGCGCTTCGGTGCGGGTGGGGCGGGTGCCGGACGACCCGGACTGGCTCACCGGACGGCGTGACGATCCGGACCCGCACTGCCCCCGCTGCGGCCGTCCGCTGCACCGCGCCCGGATCGCCGGGCGGACCACCCTGTGGTGCCCGCACTGCCAGCAGGACGACGCCTGA
- a CDS encoding PP2C family protein-serine/threonine phosphatase, protein MRCMRSGRRASGRSQTLFAVTRCLPFLVLATVLGIELSPAHVVYTGPLLSPAPALAAVTMGPVGTGGVAGLAGVVSAITATHNHAWGSQQVYANLLALLVVAVASVATSAVRVRRDRELTRVRRIAEVSQNVVLRPLPARLGAVNTASVYLAAERGARIGGDLYEAMCTRYGVRLIVGDVRGKGLAAVRSAAAVVGAFREAVHYETDLAEVMRRCAAALAREYELLDRSQLRDARELEEQFVTVVLAQVPDESMVQLINRGHPPPLMMRRREVRALGPVRPLPPLGLEEFLTPPPIGVETFPFLPGDRLLLHTDGVIEARNRRDEFFPLARTMATLDGTTPAEYLDRLRQALVRHAGGRLADDAAMVLVERAADGTAPPARVDHVGMD, encoded by the coding sequence ATGCGATGCATGCGCTCCGGCCGGAGGGCGAGCGGTCGCAGCCAGACGCTTTTCGCGGTCACCCGGTGTCTGCCGTTTCTGGTCCTGGCGACGGTGCTCGGCATCGAGCTCTCCCCCGCCCACGTCGTCTACACCGGCCCCCTGCTCTCCCCGGCCCCGGCGCTGGCGGCGGTGACCATGGGCCCGGTCGGCACCGGCGGGGTGGCGGGCCTGGCGGGCGTGGTCAGCGCGATCACCGCCACCCACAACCACGCCTGGGGCAGCCAGCAGGTGTACGCGAATCTGCTGGCCCTGCTGGTGGTGGCGGTGGCGAGCGTGGCCACCAGCGCGGTACGGGTGCGCCGGGACCGTGAGCTGACCCGAGTCCGCCGGATCGCCGAGGTGTCCCAGAACGTGGTGCTGCGGCCGCTGCCCGCCCGGTTGGGCGCGGTGAACACCGCGAGCGTCTATCTGGCGGCCGAGCGCGGCGCGCGGATCGGCGGGGACCTCTACGAGGCGATGTGCACCCGCTACGGGGTGCGGCTGATCGTCGGGGATGTGCGGGGAAAGGGGCTTGCCGCGGTGCGGTCCGCCGCGGCCGTCGTGGGCGCCTTCCGGGAGGCGGTGCACTACGAGACGGACCTCGCCGAGGTGATGCGCCGCTGCGCGGCCGCGCTGGCGCGTGAGTACGAGCTGTTGGACCGCTCCCAGCTACGGGACGCGCGGGAGCTGGAGGAGCAGTTCGTCACCGTGGTCCTCGCCCAGGTGCCGGACGAGTCGATGGTCCAGCTGATCAACCGGGGCCATCCGCCGCCGCTGATGATGCGCCGGCGCGAGGTGCGCGCCCTGGGCCCGGTGCGCCCGCTGCCGCCGCTCGGCCTCGAGGAGTTCCTCACCCCTCCCCCGATCGGCGTCGAGACCTTTCCGTTCCTGCCCGGTGACCGGCTGTTGCTGCACACCGACGGAGTGATCGAGGCCCGTAACCGCCGCGATGAGTTCTTCCCGCTGGCCCGGACCATGGCGACGCTGGACGGCACCACCCCGGCCGAGTACCTGGACCGGCTGCGCCAGGCCCTGGTCCGGCATGCCGGGGGCCGGCTGGCGGACGACGCGGCCATGGTCCTCGTCGAGCGGGCCGCCGACGGCACGGCGCCGCCGGCCCGCGTCGACCACGTGGGCATGGACTGA
- a CDS encoding glutathione S-transferase C-terminal domain-containing protein, with product MSETSPLSSGPAALLDPDPCRPRPRTAPPTPPHRFRSRIGVDLAGGFYPAPHRYRLYLSASCPLSLRVSITLDLLGLRDTITTTLLGLPGETPAAFASLRGAYEATWHRYSGPVDAPALCDRWTGRVVSNHTPDILRDLAGHLSDHVGTDRPRLRPAALAADIDALRELLDTDITHAARQAGTAPEAECRDAALERLLTALGRLDRRLASAPYALGDELTAADVDLWVALVQLDTEHRLQLAADAAHRVSRHERLRAYVRRLHAHPAFHTTLPEALRAGVS from the coding sequence ATGTCCGAGACGTCTCCGCTCAGTTCAGGTCCTGCCGCTCTTCTCGATCCCGACCCCTGCCGGCCCCGCCCCCGGACCGCCCCGCCCACTCCGCCGCACCGCTTCCGCAGCCGCATCGGCGTCGACCTGGCCGGGGGCTTCTATCCGGCGCCGCATCGCTATCGGCTCTATCTCTCCGCGAGCTGTCCGCTCTCGCTGCGCGTCTCCATCACCCTGGACCTGCTCGGGCTGCGGGACACCATCACCACCACCCTCCTCGGGCTCCCGGGCGAAACCCCCGCGGCGTTCGCCTCGCTGCGCGGTGCCTACGAGGCCACCTGGCACCGCTACAGCGGGCCGGTGGACGCGCCCGCGCTGTGCGACCGCTGGACCGGACGTGTCGTCAGCAACCACACGCCCGACATCCTGCGCGACCTCGCCGGCCATCTGAGCGACCACGTCGGAACCGACCGTCCCCGGCTGCGTCCGGCGGCTCTCGCAGCGGACATCGACGCCCTCCGCGAACTCCTCGACACGGACATCACCCATGCCGCGCGGCAGGCCGGGACCGCGCCTGAGGCGGAGTGCCGGGACGCGGCGCTGGAGCGGCTGCTGACGGCCCTCGGCCGGCTCGACCGCAGGCTGGCGTCCGCGCCGTACGCACTGGGCGACGAGCTGACCGCCGCCGATGTGGACCTGTGGGTGGCCCTCGTCCAGCTCGACACCGAGCACCGGCTCCAGCTGGCCGCCGACGCGGCCCACCGGGTCTCCCGCCACGAGCGGCTGCGCGCCTATGTGCGGCGGCTGCACGCCCATCCGGCCTTCCACACCACGCTTCCGGAGGCCCTCCGGGCCGGTGTGTCCTGA
- a CDS encoding Mut7-C RNAse domain-containing protein, which yields MNGPEIHLSLAPELRFFAVPERRRPWTAVATDGVSTLGHVVESLGVPLTEVGRLLVDGEETAVSHVPGAGETVEVHPVVRPQRVPGAPLRFLLDVHLGTLARRLRLLGVDAAYESEDVGDPELAARSAAQRRVLLSRDRGLLRRRELWAGAYVYSDRPDEQLRDVLGRFTPSLAPWTRCTACNGSLEDADKEAVRERLQHGTRRTYDVFARCTVCDRVYWRGAHHARLEAIVARAVGEFGGARAALS from the coding sequence GTGAACGGACCCGAGATCCATCTCAGCCTCGCCCCTGAACTGCGTTTCTTCGCCGTCCCGGAGCGGCGCCGCCCCTGGACGGCGGTCGCCACCGACGGCGTCTCCACCCTCGGCCATGTCGTCGAGTCGCTCGGGGTCCCACTCACCGAGGTCGGCCGGCTGCTGGTGGACGGCGAGGAGACCGCCGTCTCGCATGTGCCGGGCGCGGGGGAGACCGTGGAGGTCCACCCGGTGGTCCGCCCGCAGCGGGTGCCGGGGGCGCCGCTGCGCTTTCTGCTCGATGTGCACCTGGGCACGCTCGCGCGCCGGCTGCGGCTGCTAGGCGTGGACGCCGCGTACGAGAGCGAGGACGTCGGCGACCCCGAGCTGGCCGCGCGCTCGGCCGCCCAGCGCCGGGTGCTGCTCTCCCGCGACCGGGGGCTGCTGCGCCGCCGCGAGCTGTGGGCCGGGGCGTACGTCTACAGCGACCGTCCCGATGAGCAGCTGCGGGACGTCCTCGGCCGGTTCACCCCGAGCCTGGCCCCCTGGACCCGCTGCACCGCCTGCAACGGCTCGCTGGAGGACGCCGACAAGGAGGCGGTCCGGGAGCGGCTCCAGCACGGGACCCGGCGCACCTACGACGTCTTCGCCCGCTGCACGGTCTGCGACCGGGTCTACTGGCGCGGCGCCCACCACGCCCGGCTGGAGGCCATCGTGGCCCGCGCGGTGGGGGAGTTCGGCGGCGCCCGCGCCGCCCTGTCCTGA